The following proteins are encoded in a genomic region of Mycolicibacterium rutilum:
- the wecB gene encoding non-hydrolyzing UDP-N-acetylglucosamine 2-epimerase codes for MVPEVWLIGGTRPEAVKLAPLALALDQSWAAPVVVGTGQHPTMFDQALAAFGLTPGLVLEPERLTGTQAELVSQLTHKLDDVMRQRMPSAVVVQGDTTSALVGALTAFWNGVPVVHLEAGLRSHDLQAPFPEEANRRMIAQIAALHLAPTPRAAANLRAEGVAAEHIHVIGNTVVDAVLAIAGRVRPFGVPVLRVVEEQVAAGARLMLVTVHRRESWGEPLRSVLHAVRDVLAAHPDLVAVLPAHPNPVVRGEVEAVLGDEPRMHITAPLDYPDLIRTLELSALVLSDSGGIQEEAPSFGVPVLVLRNTTERREAIDAGCAVLVGTDRATIRREAARRLAQRRVDVPQQRNPFGDGHAGKRAAAAVRQLLTPVRTGDHPVSAAVVVVASPAAAPRARTAR; via the coding sequence ATGGTTCCGGAGGTTTGGCTGATCGGCGGCACCCGCCCCGAAGCGGTCAAACTCGCGCCGCTCGCGCTGGCCCTCGACCAGAGTTGGGCCGCACCGGTCGTCGTCGGCACCGGCCAGCACCCGACGATGTTCGACCAGGCGCTGGCGGCGTTCGGGCTGACACCGGGCCTGGTGCTCGAACCCGAGCGCCTCACCGGAACGCAGGCCGAACTCGTTTCGCAGTTGACGCACAAGCTCGACGACGTGATGCGACAGCGGATGCCGTCAGCGGTCGTCGTCCAGGGCGACACCACCAGCGCGCTGGTGGGCGCGCTGACCGCGTTCTGGAACGGGGTGCCGGTGGTGCACCTGGAAGCCGGGCTGCGGTCACACGATCTGCAGGCGCCGTTCCCCGAAGAAGCCAACCGGCGGATGATCGCGCAGATCGCGGCGCTGCACCTGGCGCCGACGCCGCGCGCCGCGGCCAACCTGCGCGCCGAAGGTGTTGCGGCAGAACATATCCACGTCATCGGCAACACCGTGGTGGACGCGGTGCTCGCGATCGCGGGCCGGGTGCGCCCGTTCGGTGTGCCGGTGCTGCGGGTCGTCGAAGAACAGGTCGCGGCCGGCGCCCGGCTGATGCTCGTCACCGTCCACCGCCGCGAGTCGTGGGGAGAACCGTTGCGTTCGGTGCTGCACGCAGTGCGCGATGTGCTCGCCGCGCATCCCGATCTTGTCGCGGTCCTGCCGGCACATCCCAACCCGGTGGTGCGCGGTGAGGTGGAGGCTGTGCTCGGCGACGAGCCGCGCATGCACATCACCGCTCCACTCGACTATCCCGATCTGATTCGGACACTGGAGCTTTCAGCGCTTGTGCTGAGCGACTCCGGCGGGATCCAGGAGGAGGCGCCGAGCTTCGGCGTCCCCGTGCTGGTGCTGCGCAACACCACCGAGCGGCGGGAAGCCATCGACGCCGGATGTGCGGTGCTGGTCGGCACCGACCGTGCGACGATCCGCCGCGAGGCCGCACGGCGCCTGGCGCAACGCCGCGTCGATGTCCCACAACAGCGCAACCCGTTCGGCGACGGGCACGCGGGCAAGCGGGCCGCCGCCGCGGTGAGACAGCTGCTGACCCCGGTCAGAACGGGGGATCATCCGGTATCGGCGGCAGTGGTGGTGGTCGCCAGTCCGGCGGCAGCTCCTCGGGCTCGAACGGCTCGTTGA
- a CDS encoding glycoside hydrolase family 113: MIRALVVVLALVAGCAPAPTPAEPTITTAPVQRGMVLPTWDKHGYTDPSTGEALTKMAAAGANWVQIVPTWYQGTRTASVISPASSTVADDDIRAVVALARGHGLKVLLKPHVDVADGSDRNRIDPADRTAWFSAYRGFITHYAALAAELSVDQLAVGTELRGVSGDRPAWLAVIAGVRQAFSGPLVYAANHDEYRRVAFWDAVDLVGIDAYWSLTTEPTTDVPELRRALDSRRTELAAFAEMTGRRILFTETGFPSQHGAATAPWDGTISRRPAPDEQAAGYEAFLATFTGQAWCAGVFFWTWAVAPRRGGTALDTSIAGKPAQQVVAKWWASSLGARAAG, encoded by the coding sequence GTGATCCGGGCACTCGTGGTCGTGCTCGCCCTGGTGGCCGGATGCGCTCCAGCGCCGACACCGGCCGAGCCGACGATCACCACCGCACCGGTACAGCGCGGCATGGTCCTGCCGACCTGGGACAAGCATGGATACACCGACCCGTCGACCGGCGAAGCGCTCACGAAAATGGCTGCGGCGGGCGCAAACTGGGTACAGATCGTGCCGACCTGGTATCAGGGCACCCGCACGGCGTCGGTGATCAGTCCGGCGTCCAGCACCGTCGCCGACGACGACATTCGCGCGGTGGTGGCGCTGGCCAGGGGCCACGGCCTGAAGGTGTTGCTCAAACCGCACGTCGACGTGGCCGACGGCTCGGACCGCAACCGGATCGACCCTGCCGACCGGACAGCCTGGTTCTCGGCATACCGCGGCTTCATCACGCACTACGCCGCACTCGCGGCCGAACTCTCGGTCGACCAGTTGGCGGTCGGCACCGAGTTACGCGGCGTCAGCGGTGACCGGCCCGCATGGCTGGCGGTCATCGCGGGCGTGCGGCAAGCATTCTCGGGTCCGCTGGTGTACGCGGCCAACCACGACGAGTACCGCCGCGTCGCGTTCTGGGACGCGGTCGACCTCGTCGGCATCGACGCCTACTGGTCGCTGACCACCGAACCGACCACCGATGTGCCGGAGCTCCGGCGCGCGCTCGACAGCCGGCGAACCGAACTCGCGGCCTTCGCCGAAATGACCGGCCGACGAATCCTGTTCACCGAGACCGGGTTTCCGAGCCAGCATGGTGCGGCCACCGCGCCATGGGACGGCACGATCAGCCGCCGACCCGCGCCGGATGAGCAGGCCGCCGGTTACGAAGCATTCCTGGCCACCTTCACCGGTCAAGCCTGGTGCGCCGGTGTGTTCTTCTGGACGTGGGCCGTCGCCCCGCGTCGCGGCGGAACCGCACTGGACACGTCGATCGCCGGGAAGCCGGCGCAGCAGGTCGTCGCGAAGTGGTGGGCGTCCTCGCTCGGCGCGCGGGCGGCGGGGTAG